The Cucumis melo cultivar AY chromosome 6, USDA_Cmelo_AY_1.0, whole genome shotgun sequence genome includes a region encoding these proteins:
- the LOC127149684 gene encoding uncharacterized protein LOC127149684, with translation MMAFKIPGSNIHASTIDSRIKLMKRMFHALAEMRGPNCSGFGWNDEKKCIVAEKEVFDDWVKSHPAAKGLLNKSFVHYDELSYVFGKDRATGGRAESFADIGSNDPPGYDAFAADAMPDTDFPPTYSPGLNMSPDDLMETRTARVSERRNVSSGSKRKRPGHATDSGDIVRTAIEYGNEQLHRIAEWPILQRQDATQTRQEIVRHLEAIPELTLMDRCRLMRILMRNVDDMKAFLEVPDHMKYPYCTLILQENQ, from the exons atgatggcgttcaagatcccaggttctaatatccatgcttcaaccatcgatagtcgaatcaaattgatgaagagaatgtttcacgcacttgcggagatgcgtggcccaaactgtagtggttttgggtggaatgatgaaaaaaaatgcatcGTCGCTGAGAAAGAAGTCTTTGACGATTGGGTAAAG AGTCATCCGGCGGCGAAAGGCCTCCTTAATAAGTCGTTTGTCCACTATGACGAACTGTCGTACGTGTTTGGCAAAGATCGTGCAACAGGAGGTCGGGCTGAGAGTTTTGCGGACATTGGGTCAAACGATCCTCCTGGGTATGACGCATTTGCTGCTGATGCTATGCCAGATACGGACTTTCCGCCAACGTACAGTCCGGGTTTGAACATGTCGCCTGATGATTTGATGGAAACAAGAACCGCTAGGGTCAGTGAACGTAGAAATGTTTCAAGCGGGTCTAAGCGGAAACGTCCAGGACATGCCACAGATAGTGGGGACATAGTTCGTACTGCCATTGAGTATGGAAATGAACAACTTCATCGCATTGCTGAATGGCCTATCCTACAACGTCAAGATGCTACCCAAACACGTCAAGAGATTGTTCGACATTTGGAGGCCATCCCTGAGCTCACATTGATGGATAGGTGTCGCTTAATGCGTATACTTATGCGTAACGTCGATGACATGAAAGCTTTCCTTGAAGTTCCCGACCATATGAAGTACCCGTACTGCACCCtcattcttcaagaaaaccAATGA